One genomic region from Coffea eugenioides isolate CCC68of unplaced genomic scaffold, Ceug_1.0 ScVebR1_3180;HRSCAF=4348, whole genome shotgun sequence encodes:
- the LOC113757646 gene encoding uncharacterized protein LOC113757646: MPRSSRTGELQYNPEIEKTARALRKATRERAEASSSSTGHNSVVDFVDSFSETEEINSTMANERTLRELAAPDLNQQPLCITYPTLEVAFELKSGLIHLLPSFHGLPGEDPHKHLKEFHVVCSTMKPQGVTEEQIKLRAFPFSLADKAKDWLYYLPSGSISTWTDMKKHFLEKFFPASRAASIRKDICGIRQFNGETLHEYWERFKQLCASCPHHQIPDQLLIQYFYEGLSQTDRRIIDAASGGSLVNKTPTEARNLISSMAANAQQFGDRQDNTTRRVNEVSNSSIEQRLDCLTSLVEKLAIGQMQQLKTCGICYGSSHPTDMCPTLQDDSTEQANAVGFPGPPQRRYDPYANTYNPGWRDHPNFNYAVSPPGFPQQSQYQPRPQLSQQQPAPKSVHNLENQMSQLASTVNRLESQLSGKLPSQTIVNPKQNASAITLRSGKELPEPSKKISEQAIEEELEKEGNVSQPRALEQPDFGEKSTQVVTPPPPFPSRLAKSKKQEQEQEILDTFRKVEVNIPLLDAIKQIPRYAKFLKELCTGKKKLKGNEKVHMGENVSAVLQKKLPPKCKDPGMFTVPCKIGNIKIEKAMLDLGASINVMPRSIYNLMNIGPLKETGVIIQLADRSNAYPDGVLEDILVQIDNLIFPADFYVLDMEDDNSNSSPILLGRPFLKTARTKIDVFTGTLTMEFDGDVIKFSIYDAMKYPGESHSIFVIDVIDSEVIFELNSLCPEFSNVSYLELPLSHSQLLPSIVQAPKVELKQLPDNLKYAFLGDGDTLPVIISSKLTALEEEKLIRVLKDHKEAIGWTVADIKGLSPATCMHRILLEDGIIYPISDSKWVSPVQVVPKKTGITVIENPKDVGKDVVFHFDDNCKSAFDTLKGSLTSAPVVRPPNWSLPFEIMCDASNFAVGAVLGQKEGRASYVIYYTSRTLDALKYLLNKKEAKPRLIRWILLLQEFNLEIKDKRGAENMVADHLSRLINSEGPAPLKDNFPDEHLFVVQKTTPWCVSTEEVPSILSFCHSYACGGHFGPKRTARKVI, from the exons ATGCCtagatcttctcgtacaggtgaactGCAATATAATCCTGAGATAGAGAAGACTGCTCGTGCATTGAGAAAAGCAACAAGAGAACGAGCAGAGGCATCCTCCTCATCTACTGGACATAATtcagtagtagattttgtggatTCATTTAGTGAGACGGAAGAGATAAATAGCACCATGGCTAATGAACGGACATTGAGAGAATTGGCTGCACCAGATTTAAATCAACAGCCCCTATGCATTACTTATCCTACATTAGAGGttgcatttgagttaaaatctggacTAATCCATTTACTTCCTTCTTTTCATGGCTTACCAGGTGAAGATCCCCACAAGCATCTCAAAGAATTCCATGTGGTTTGCTCGACAATGAAACCCCAGGGAGTCACAGaggagcaaattaaattaagagcctttccattttccttagccgaTAAAGCTAAGGATTGGCTCTATTATCTGCCCTCTGGGTCAATATCCACATGGACAGACATGAAGAAgcattttctagaaaaattctttcctgCATCCCGAGCTGCAAGCATTAGGAAAGACATCTGTGGAATTCGACAATTCAATGGAGAGACTCTACATGAATATTGGGAAAGATTCAAGCAACTATGTGCTAGTTGTcctcatcatcaaattcctgaccaactcctcatccagtatttttatgagggtcTGTCCCAAACTGACAGAAGAATTATTGATGCTGCCAGTGGGGGCTCCTTAGTGAATAAAACACCCACGGAGGCAAGAAATTTGATATCGAGTATGGCTGCAAATGCTCAACAATTTGGAGACAGGCAGGATAACACGACTCGTAGAGTCAATGAGGTAAGTAATTCTTCAATAGAGCAAAGATTAGATTGTCTAACTTCTTTGGTTGAAAAGTTAGCTATAGgacaaatgcagcaattgaaaacATGTGGAATCTGCTATGGTTCGAGTCATCCAACAGATATGTGCCCCACACTCCAAGATGATTCGACTGAGCAGGCTAATGCAGTTGGATTTCCAGGACCACCTCAGAGACGGTATGATCCCTATGCAAATACCTATAATCCAGGATGGAGGGATCAtcctaattttaattatgcaGTAAGTCCACCAGGATTTCCACAACAGTCACAATATCAACCTAGACCTCAACTTTCACAGCAACAACCTGCTCCTAAATCAG ttcataatttggagaatcaaatgaGCCAGTTAGCTTCCACAGTCAATAGATTGGAGTCCCAATTATCTGGAAAGCTACCTTCGCAGACAATTGTCAACCCCAAGCAAAATGCTAGTGCCATCACATTAAGAAGTGGCAAAGAGTTGCCTGAGCCgagcaagaaaatttctgaacaAGCAATCGAGGAAGAGCTCGAAAAAGAGGGGAATGTGTCTCAACCTAGAGCCTTGGAACAaccagattttggagaaaaatcaacACAAGTGGTTACACCTCCGCCTCCATTTCCTAGTCGACTGGCAAAGTCCAAAAAGCAAGAGCAAGAACAGgagattttggacacttttcgaaaagttgaggtaaatatccctcttttagatgcaattaagcaaattcctagatatgctaaatttttgaaggagttatgcactggtaagaaaaagttgaaaggaaacgagaaagtgcatatgggagaaaatgtttcggcagttttgcagaaaaaattgcctcctaaatgcaaggacccaggtatgtttactgtcccttgcaaaataggtaatattaaaattgaaaaagctatGTTGGATTTGGGTGCTTCGATAAATGTTATGCCTCGTTCTATTTATAATTTGATGAACATTGGGCCTTTAAAAGAGACGGGCGTAATAATTCAACTGGCTGATCGATCAAATGCCTATCCTGATGGAGTTTTGGAGGATATTTTAGTGCAaattgataatttgatttttcctgcagatttttatgtgcttgataTGGAGGATGATAATTCTAATTCATCTCCAATACTGTTAGGGAGACCATTTTTGAAAACTgctagaacaaaaattgatgttttcactggcacattgactatggaatttgatggtgatgttattaaatttagtatttatgatgccatgaaatatcctggtgaatctcattcaatttttgttatagatgtaattgattct gaagttatttttgaattgaattctCTTTGTCCAGAATTTTCCAATGTGTCTTACTTGGAATTACCTCTGTCTCATTCACAGCTTTTGCCATCTATTGTGCAAGCCCCGAAGGTGGAATTAAAGCAGTTACCGGATAATTTAAAGTATGCATTCTTGGGAGATGGAGATACACTCCCAGTAATAATTTCCAGTAAATTGACTGCTTTAgaggaagaaaaactaattcGGGTGTTGAAGGACCACAAGGAGGCAATAGGATGGACAGTGGCTGACATAAAAGGATTAAGTCCAGCCACTTGCATGCATCGCATCTTGTTAGAAGATG GTATAATCTATCCCATTTCGGATAGTAAGTGGGTAAGTCCTGTTCAAGTAGTTCCTAAAAAGACAGGAATTACTgttattgaaaatcctaaaG atgttGGAAAG gatgtggtatttcattttgatgatAATTGCAAGAGTGCATTTGACACGCTCAAGGGATCATTGACTTCAGCACCAGTGGTTCGACCACCAAACTGGAGTCTTCCTTTCGAGATAATGTGTGATGCCAGCAATTTTGCTGTTGGTGCAGTACTTGGCCAGAAGGAGGGCAGAGCTTCTTATGTCATTTATTATACCTCGAGGACCTTGGATG cttTGAAATATTTGCTCAACAAGAAAGAGGCCAAACCACGACTTATAAGGTGGATTCTCCTACTGCAagaatttaatttggaaattaaagACAAAAGGGGTGCCGAAAATATGGTTGCTGATCATCTCAGTCGTTTGATCAATAGTGAAGGACCTGCTCCCTTGAAGGATAATTTTCCAGATGAGCATCTTTTTGTAGTTCAAAAGACAACTCCCTG GTGTGTGTCTACAGAAGAGGTtccatcaattttatctttctgTCACTCATATGCGTGTGGTGGACATTTTGGCCCTAAGCGAACTGCAAGAAAG GTAATTTAA